A section of the Triticum dicoccoides isolate Atlit2015 ecotype Zavitan chromosome 7A, WEW_v2.0, whole genome shotgun sequence genome encodes:
- the LOC119327516 gene encoding PHD finger protein ALFIN-LIKE 3-like codes for MDASRAGSSSNPTPSRRRLTVPVHGRPSPTPLPAHPGEWRPRPAVSWTVENIYEDFSGRRSALVQALTTGKEPMCLYGYPDGSWELTLPEEMVPPGLPVPTRGINRRRDYMNRFDYLTLVAHHSDSWLMGVTFFLSTYLAANQRIRLFDMVNEMRTVHDEYYLSYGLPWLSTFARYNAKRESNTPTQENVSNPDVDSITPAEENVPPSQDSMQVLSAPNRDSRKPAEDKQTDNEVTDFCGSCNAPYHANAFWIGCDECDQWFHGKCVNVTASEAEHIKEYKCPDCIREVIGE; via the exons ATGGATGCATCTCGCGCCGGCTCCTCCTCCAACCCCACTCCCTCCAGGCGTCGTCTCACCGTTCCCGTTCATGGGCGGCCTTCACCAACCCCGCTGCCGGCACACCCTGGTGAATGGCGGCCCCGCCCGGCCGTCTCATGGACCGTGGAGAACATCTATGAGGACTTCTCTGGCCGCCGCAGCGCGCTTGTCCAAGCCCTCACCACAG GTAAAGAGCCAATGTGCTTGTACGGGTACCCGGATGGTAGTTGGGAGTTGACGCTGCCGGAGGAGATGGTGCCGCCAGGCCTGCCGGTGCCTACACGGGGCATCAACCGCCGGCGAGATTATATGAACCGTTTTGACTACCTGACACTCGTCGCCCACCACTCCGACTCGTGGCTCATGGGCGTCACCTTTTTCTTGTCCACTTATCTCGCCGCCAACCAAAG GATACGTTTATTTGATATGGTAAACGAGATGCGAACAGTCCATGACGAATACTATCTCTCTTATGGTCTTCCTTGGCTATCAACATTTGCGCGTTACAATGCAAAGAGGGAGTCGAACACACCAACTCAAGAGAATGTGTCCAATCCAGATGTAGACTCTATCACACCTGCTGAAGAGAACGTGCCACCTTCTCAAGACTCGATGCAAGTTTTGTCTGCTCCAAACAGGGACTCTAGGAAGCCTGCTGAAGACAAACAAACGGATAATGAAGTTACCGACTTTTGCGGATCTTGTAATGCTCCGTATCATGCCAATGCCTTTTGGATTGGTTGTGACGAATGTGACCAGTGGTTCCATGGCAAATGTGTGAACGTAACTGCCTCTGAAGCAGAACATATCAAAGAATACAAGTGTCCTGACTGCATCCGCGAGGTGATCGGAGAGTAG